In the Desulfurellaceae bacterium genome, one interval contains:
- a CDS encoding S1 RNA-binding domain-containing protein codes for MSDAQTPTTDTAEDFAALLAQEATQPTLQTGQIVKGSVIQIGEDSIFVDVRDKGEGIIARAELEDEDGSLQVEVGDEIEATVLSTEGEIRLSRKLLKGMQARQQLEAAFAHGLPVEGTVHAVIKGGYEVMVGGLRAFCPFSQMDIRRVESSDVFLNQTLEFLVTRYTENGRNIVISRRRLLEAAAAKEAEAVREKIVPDAVLPGTVTSLTDFGAFVDLGGGVQGLVHVSELSHSRTVKPAEFLSGGQAVSVKVLKVNEQTGKISLSMKALEGDPWEQVAEQLKARQIVTGQVVRMADFGAFVEVLPGVNGLLHVSEIPRSQHGTLKDAAAEQSQITVMILSIDPDKRRIALALAPEGVSLGQQIEETVITVGSVLNGRVDRVEPFGVFVRLGPGQIGLVPNAEMGTPRGTDHTKDFGPDTEVKVLVLAVEDKGRRIRLSRSKAQAQEERLEAQAYMSDSGQASRGFGTTLGDLLQQKMKK; via the coding sequence ATGAGTGACGCGCAGACACCCACCACCGACACGGCAGAGGATTTTGCGGCGCTGCTGGCCCAGGAAGCGACGCAGCCCACGCTCCAAACGGGTCAGATCGTCAAGGGCAGTGTGATCCAGATCGGCGAGGACAGCATCTTCGTCGATGTCCGCGATAAGGGCGAGGGCATCATCGCCCGGGCCGAGTTGGAGGACGAGGACGGCAGCCTGCAGGTCGAGGTCGGGGACGAGATCGAGGCGACGGTGTTATCGACCGAGGGCGAGATTCGTCTGTCCCGCAAGCTGCTCAAGGGCATGCAGGCCCGCCAGCAATTGGAGGCGGCCTTTGCGCACGGGCTGCCGGTCGAGGGAACGGTCCACGCGGTCATCAAGGGCGGCTATGAGGTCATGGTCGGCGGGCTGCGGGCCTTCTGCCCGTTTTCTCAGATGGATATCCGGCGGGTCGAGTCCTCAGACGTTTTTCTGAACCAGACCCTGGAATTCCTGGTGACGCGCTATACCGAAAACGGCCGCAATATCGTCATCTCACGGCGGCGCCTGCTCGAAGCGGCGGCGGCCAAGGAAGCCGAGGCGGTCCGGGAAAAAATCGTGCCCGACGCGGTCTTGCCGGGCACGGTGACCTCGCTGACCGACTTCGGTGCCTTTGTCGATCTCGGCGGCGGTGTCCAGGGCTTGGTCCACGTTTCGGAGCTGTCCCACTCCCGCACCGTCAAGCCGGCCGAATTCCTGAGCGGCGGTCAGGCGGTGAGCGTCAAAGTCCTCAAGGTCAACGAACAGACGGGCAAGATTTCCCTGAGCATGAAGGCGCTTGAGGGCGACCCCTGGGAACAGGTCGCCGAGCAGCTCAAGGCGCGCCAGATCGTCACCGGCCAGGTCGTGCGGATGGCCGATTTTGGCGCCTTTGTCGAGGTCTTGCCCGGGGTCAACGGCCTCCTGCACGTCAGCGAAATCCCGCGCAGCCAGCACGGTACGCTCAAGGACGCGGCCGCCGAGCAGTCCCAGATCACGGTCATGATCCTCAGCATCGACCCTGACAAGCGCCGGATTGCCCTGGCCCTGGCCCCCGAAGGAGTGAGTCTCGGCCAACAGATCGAAGAAACCGTCATCACCGTCGGCAGCGTGCTGAACGGCCGGGTCGACCGGGTCGAACCGTTCGGGGTGTTTGTCCGGCTCGGGCCCGGACAAATCGGCTTGGTTCCTAACGCCGAGATGGGGACGCCGCGCGGCACCGACCACACCAAGGACTTTGGGCCGGACACCGAGGTGAAAGTCCTGGTCTTGGCGGTTGAGGACAAGGGCCGACGGATCAGGCTGTCGCGTTCCAAAGCCCAAGCCCAGGAGGAACGACTCGAGGCCCAGGCGTATATGAGCGATTCCGGACAGGCCAGCCGTGGTTTTGGCACCACGCTGGGAGATCTGCTGCAGCAGAAAATGAAGAAGTAG
- a CDS encoding P-II family nitrogen regulator, which yields MKKIEAIIKPFKLDEVKEALAKQGIQGMTISEVKGFGRQRGHTELYRGAEYVVDFLPKVKLEILVDDDKAGLVADTILDAARTGRIGDGKIFILPMEEAVRIRTGERGESAL from the coding sequence ATGAAAAAGATCGAAGCGATCATCAAACCCTTCAAGCTTGACGAGGTCAAAGAAGCCCTGGCCAAACAGGGGATTCAGGGCATGACCATCTCCGAGGTCAAGGGGTTTGGCCGTCAGCGCGGCCATACTGAGCTGTACCGCGGCGCCGAGTACGTCGTGGACTTCCTGCCCAAGGTCAAGCTGGAAATTCTGGTCGATGACGACAAAGCCGGGCTGGTTGCTGACACCATTCTCGACGCGGCTCGCACCGGGCGAATCGGCGACGGCAAAATCTTTATCCTGCCCATGGAAGAGGCCGTTCGGATTCGGACCGGGGAGCGTGGAGAGAGTGCGCTGTAG
- the amt gene encoding ammonium transporter: MKGWLRIALLTVFGACMLEASLAAQVVHAQDAAQYADYDAFAASPGYAVFTVHNLWMMIAAALVFIMHLGFATLESGLTQAKNTVNILFKNTFIISIGLLTYAFCGFNLMYPGFADGSSGFLAFAGFGVEVSDVVAGQTDVYNAGYTYWTDFLFQAMFAATAATIVSGAVAERIKLSSFMVFAALYVAVSYPITGSWKWGGGWLDMMDTPFYDFAGSTIVHSVGGWGALAGAILLGPRMGKYASDGRVRPILPSNMPLATIGVFLLWLGWFGFNGGSVLNADPHLVSLTLMTTCLAAAGGALGAMTTSWAVLKKPDLSMALNGILAGLVGITAGADQMAALSATLIGLIAGAIVVFSVLFFDKVKIDDPVGAISVHLVAGIWGTLAVGIFGGLASGAQLVSQLIGIISIGIFSFAFAFIVFSIIKAAMGLRVSEEEEFEGLDVGEHGNVAYADFQTVSVGGGLTPGGRGLSSAAPRA; encoded by the coding sequence ATGAAAGGCTGGTTACGAATTGCTCTCCTCACCGTTTTCGGTGCCTGCATGCTTGAGGCATCCCTTGCCGCCCAGGTTGTCCACGCTCAAGACGCCGCCCAATATGCCGACTACGACGCCTTTGCCGCCTCACCCGGCTATGCCGTATTTACGGTGCACAATCTGTGGATGATGATTGCCGCAGCCCTGGTGTTCATCATGCACCTGGGCTTTGCCACCCTGGAATCGGGGCTCACCCAGGCCAAAAATACCGTCAATATCCTGTTCAAGAACACCTTTATCATCAGCATCGGCCTGCTGACCTACGCCTTTTGCGGCTTTAACCTCATGTATCCGGGCTTTGCCGACGGATCCTCGGGCTTCCTGGCCTTTGCCGGCTTTGGGGTCGAGGTCAGCGATGTGGTTGCCGGCCAGACCGACGTGTATAACGCCGGCTACACCTACTGGACCGACTTCCTGTTCCAGGCCATGTTCGCCGCCACCGCCGCCACCATTGTTTCGGGCGCCGTGGCCGAACGCATCAAACTGTCGTCGTTCATGGTCTTTGCCGCACTCTATGTGGCTGTTTCCTATCCGATTACCGGCAGCTGGAAATGGGGCGGCGGCTGGCTGGACATGATGGACACCCCGTTTTACGACTTCGCCGGCTCGACAATCGTCCACTCGGTCGGCGGCTGGGGGGCGCTGGCCGGCGCCATCCTGCTCGGTCCCCGCATGGGCAAGTATGCCTCCGACGGTCGGGTGCGGCCGATTCTGCCCAGCAATATGCCGCTGGCCACCATCGGCGTCTTTCTGCTGTGGCTGGGCTGGTTCGGCTTCAACGGCGGCTCGGTGCTCAACGCCGACCCGCATCTGGTCTCGCTGACGCTGATGACAACCTGTTTGGCGGCGGCAGGCGGAGCGCTTGGGGCCATGACGACCTCGTGGGCGGTATTGAAAAAACCCGACCTATCAATGGCCCTGAACGGGATTCTGGCCGGGCTGGTCGGCATTACCGCCGGCGCCGATCAGATGGCGGCCCTGTCGGCCACCCTCATCGGCCTGATCGCCGGAGCCATCGTGGTCTTTTCGGTGCTGTTCTTTGACAAGGTCAAGATCGACGATCCGGTCGGGGCCATATCGGTCCACCTGGTGGCCGGCATATGGGGCACCCTGGCCGTTGGCATCTTTGGCGGCCTGGCCAGCGGCGCCCAGCTCGTCAGCCAGCTGATCGGCATCATCAGCATCGGCATCTTCTCCTTCGCTTTTGCCTTCATCGTCTTCAGTATCATCAAGGCCGCGATGGGCCTGCGGGTGAGCGAAGAAGAAGAGTTTGAGGGACTCGATGTCGGCGAACACGGCAACGTCGCCTATGCCGACTTTCAGACCGTGTCGGTGGGCGGCGGCCTGACGCCCGGCGGGCGGGGGCTGTCTTCAGCCGCGCCTCGGGCCTGA
- a CDS encoding ribulose-phosphate 3-epimerase: MSTIKILPSILAADFRCLGQQIAEVERAGADGIHIDVMDGRFVPNISLGPFIVEAVRHTTSLTLDVHLMIVEPERYVDDFARAGADIISVHQEACLHVHRTVQHIKQLGKQAGVVLNPGTPLSSLEDLLDEVDLILLMSVNPGFGGQRFIAASTDKVRRLRELLDTRDSTVLLEIDGGIDPRTAPQAVAAGARMLVAGSAVFGAPGGPAQGVKRLRDSLA; this comes from the coding sequence GAGGTGGAGCGGGCCGGAGCGGACGGAATTCATATTGATGTGATGGACGGCCGCTTCGTGCCCAATATCAGCCTCGGTCCGTTCATCGTCGAGGCGGTTCGGCACACCACCAGCCTCACCCTCGACGTGCATCTGATGATCGTCGAGCCCGAGCGCTATGTGGACGACTTCGCCCGCGCCGGGGCCGACATCATCTCGGTCCACCAGGAAGCCTGTCTCCATGTGCACCGCACCGTCCAACACATCAAGCAGCTGGGCAAGCAGGCCGGGGTGGTGCTGAACCCCGGCACGCCGCTGTCGAGCCTGGAAGACCTGCTGGATGAGGTCGATCTGATTCTGCTGATGAGCGTCAATCCCGGCTTTGGCGGCCAGCGTTTTATCGCCGCCAGCACCGATAAGGTCCGCCGGCTACGCGAGCTACTCGACACCCGGGACTCGACCGTCCTGCTGGAGATTGACGGCGGGATTGATCCCCGCACCGCGCCTCAGGCGGTCGCCGCCGGAGCCCGAATGCTGGTCGCCGGCTCAGCCGTGTTTGGCGCCCCCGGTGGCCCGGCTCAGGGCGTGAAGCGCCTGCGGGACAGCCTCGCCTAG
- a CDS encoding porin produces the protein MKKFVAASCLGVAVVWSLPAWANGDAVEESLRALNERIKELEQEVARLKQPEAPAAQAADAEAPDASTMLDQRVTALEDGLGLLKGIEFGGMAYASYNYNFNTPDSGGNDLRIFDVNHNDFTMDLLQLEISKQTDSGIGFHTVLDYGKTAGLIQSDWGGDLAHNFEIQQAYATYTWGIGNGLDMQFGKFATLLGGEVIESPYNPNISRSFMFGYAIPFTHTGALFSYALTDMLSLSAGVVNGWDNVADNNNGKTFLGSLGLEIGNLAWTFNGVYGAEDDDSGASKTGVFDTVLTYTPMDHVDFLINFDHGTASDVLGTKNAEWTGVSGIVSLGGALLNPGWEKWSVALRGEWFADDANYRTGAYDGDGNVNLWEITTTLKWAMSDNLQARLEYRHDDANRRVFGKDHRYKKSQNSMILEFAYLL, from the coding sequence ATGAAAAAATTTGTGGCGGCCAGTTGTTTAGGCGTGGCAGTCGTGTGGAGTCTGCCGGCCTGGGCAAATGGAGATGCGGTCGAGGAGAGCCTGCGCGCCCTCAATGAACGCATCAAAGAACTCGAACAGGAGGTCGCGCGGCTCAAACAGCCGGAAGCCCCGGCGGCCCAAGCCGCAGACGCCGAAGCGCCGGACGCCTCGACCATGCTCGACCAGCGCGTGACCGCCCTCGAAGACGGCCTCGGCCTGCTCAAGGGCATAGAGTTCGGCGGGATGGCCTACGCGTCCTACAACTACAACTTCAACACGCCGGATTCGGGCGGCAATGACCTCCGCATCTTTGACGTCAACCATAACGACTTCACCATGGACCTGTTGCAGCTCGAGATCTCGAAGCAGACCGACAGCGGCATTGGCTTCCATACCGTTCTGGACTACGGCAAAACCGCCGGGCTCATTCAGTCCGACTGGGGCGGAGACCTCGCCCACAATTTCGAGATCCAGCAGGCCTATGCGACCTATACCTGGGGCATCGGCAACGGCCTGGATATGCAGTTCGGAAAATTTGCCACCCTGCTGGGCGGTGAGGTGATCGAATCGCCCTACAACCCGAACATCTCCCGCTCGTTCATGTTCGGCTATGCCATTCCCTTCACCCATACCGGGGCGCTGTTTTCCTACGCCCTGACCGACATGCTCAGCCTGAGCGCCGGAGTGGTGAACGGCTGGGACAACGTGGCCGATAACAACAACGGCAAGACCTTTCTGGGCAGCCTGGGTCTGGAAATCGGCAACCTGGCCTGGACCTTCAACGGGGTCTACGGCGCAGAGGACGATGACAGCGGCGCGTCGAAAACGGGTGTCTTCGACACGGTGCTGACCTACACGCCAATGGATCATGTCGATTTCCTGATCAACTTCGACCACGGCACCGCCAGCGATGTCCTGGGTACAAAAAACGCGGAGTGGACCGGCGTGTCGGGCATCGTCAGCCTGGGCGGCGCCCTGCTGAATCCGGGCTGGGAAAAGTGGTCGGTGGCGCTGCGTGGCGAGTGGTTCGCGGACGACGCCAACTACCGGACCGGCGCCTACGACGGGGACGGCAACGTCAACCTGTGGGAAATCACCACAACGCTCAAGTGGGCGATGAGCGACAACCTGCAGGCGCGGCTCGAATACCGCCACGACGACGCCAACCGCCGGGTGTTCGGCAAAGACCACCGGTACAAGAAGAGTCAGAATTCGATGATCCTGGAATTCGCCTACCTCTTGTAA
- a CDS encoding GAF domain-containing protein: MNALQERLEALFSIGTEISSTLQLDEVLNRVTAQACRLMEARVASLLLIDTERGTLRPAATHGASDAYLALPDREVNSSLISQVITSGRPLHIPDVRQETRYRVSDVARQEGLCTLVSIPLRTKTAIIGVLNVYTGEPRCFDDDDLRLLTLLASQSAIAIENARLHRDEMETRERLRQSEKLAALGTLSAGLAHELRNPLNTVSMLMYAMGQDLAADSAFADDVKIVRTELARMSLLIEQFLEFARPRPPHFQRERIEEVMEETLLLIGPEARTRGIRVVKDWARQLPAVWADGTQIKQVFLNLLLNAMQAMDHGGTLTVRIAVSGGSLLTAIMDEGTGVSPEVRAKLFEPFFSTKQGGTGLGLSISQRIVESHNGRLRLSSQPGAGTAVIVRLPL; encoded by the coding sequence ATGAACGCCTTACAGGAACGTCTCGAGGCACTGTTTTCGATAGGGACGGAGATCTCCTCGACCCTCCAGCTCGACGAGGTGCTGAATCGGGTGACGGCCCAGGCCTGCCGGCTGATGGAGGCGCGGGTTGCCTCCCTGCTGCTGATTGACACCGAGCGCGGCACGCTCCGCCCGGCCGCGACCCACGGCGCCAGCGACGCCTATCTGGCCCTGCCCGACCGGGAGGTCAATTCGAGTCTGATCAGCCAGGTCATTACCAGCGGCCGGCCGCTGCACATTCCAGACGTACGCCAGGAAACCCGCTATCGCGTCTCCGACGTGGCGCGCCAGGAGGGGCTGTGCACGCTGGTTTCGATTCCGCTGCGGACCAAGACGGCGATCATCGGCGTTCTCAACGTGTATACCGGCGAGCCGCGCTGTTTTGACGACGACGACCTGCGGCTGCTGACCCTGCTGGCCAGCCAGTCGGCCATCGCCATTGAAAACGCCAGGCTGCACCGCGACGAGATGGAGACCCGAGAGCGGCTGCGCCAGTCCGAGAAACTGGCCGCGCTAGGGACCTTGTCGGCCGGGCTGGCCCACGAGCTGCGCAATCCGCTCAACACGGTCAGCATGCTCATGTATGCCATGGGCCAAGACCTGGCGGCCGACAGCGCCTTTGCCGACGACGTCAAGATCGTCCGGACCGAGCTGGCCCGCATGTCGCTGTTGATTGAGCAGTTTCTCGAATTCGCCCGTCCGCGGCCGCCCCACTTTCAGCGCGAACGGATCGAAGAAGTCATGGAAGAAACCTTGCTGCTGATCGGGCCCGAGGCGCGTACGCGGGGGATTCGGGTGGTCAAAGACTGGGCCAGGCAGCTGCCTGCGGTCTGGGCCGACGGGACCCAGATCAAACAGGTCTTTTTGAACCTGCTGCTCAACGCCATGCAGGCCATGGACCACGGCGGGACGCTGACCGTGCGCATCGCGGTCAGCGGCGGCAGTCTGTTGACCGCCATCATGGACGAGGGCACGGGCGTCTCGCCCGAGGTTCGGGCCAAACTGTTTGAGCCGTTTTTCAGCACCAAACAGGGCGGCACCGGTCTGGGTCTGTCCATCTCCCAGCGCATTGTCGAGAGCCATAACGGCCGCCTGCGCCTGTCCTCCCAGCCCGGAGCGGGTACTGCGGTGATTGTCCGTCTGCCCTTATAA
- the glnE gene encoding bifunctional [glutamate--ammonia ligase]-adenylyl-L-tyrosine phosphorylase/[glutamate--ammonia-ligase] adenylyltransferase: protein MSTATPSVSEPLHILLPLRESLSAWWDAIAAGVAAAPDPGLAATNLSRLLDHGSGRGRVLGDARRCADLLFVLGASQHLTTVLLRQAEAWEAAFLADCQASGSSLAQHLSTLRARLPHELPEEEFWHALRVYRDRAYLRIGTRDLLSLARLEETTRELSCLADAAVEVAYEYSRARLCELYGQAVSSDGRPLGFVVFGMGKLGGQDLNFSSDIDLIYMYESDAGHTTGGSKGSLAPREFFTHLAQKLTRALSDQVAGGRVFRVDLRLRPDGSNGPVVNSLSNTLGYYEAWGQTWERAALLKARPIAGDLALGERFITEIQPFVFRRYLDFTTVEDLKDMKARIERSLNKTEPASSNVKLGRGGIREVEFVSQVLQLIHAGKDPHVRELKTLPALDRLAEGHYLSAKDRDRLRHAYRFLRQVEHKIQIVHDRQTHSLPDTEAEIRVLARRLRVEDWREGKTQRAKLKGQNSPLPDDEVALFRSLFHSHTEAVHQVFCSLFYAPQEQQQADDPHAEAVQTFFEALDDRERAAELLRQFGFRDIEHSYQHAVLLHAGPPHSPASPRRRKILYELAPSLFREVTQTPDPDFALSGIANLVASIGARSSFLALLRENPSTLRTLVGLFGTSAYLSRTFLRHPELLDSLVRADLVHIHKSQAMMQAELSARLAEVNDLEDRLDILRRYRTEEFLRIGINDSNGLLDCTQVSIQLSDLAQTCLGGAYETARAALFEQLGLSALPGRFAIVGMGKLGARELNYNSDLDLIFLYQPAAQLDRGAAHPKVGPHELFTKLAQRIISTLQVQTREGYVYKIDTRLRPSGRSGSLVSSLSAFERYHQASSQVWERQALIKARVVVGNVSLADPIQALLESIVYADAITVDDVAEIDRLRGRMENELAGEASDRFNIKTGRGGIVDIEFLVQMLQLRYGRRLPALRQRATLQALEALQTCGVLPADDCQLLSQGYRFLRTLENRLRIDCDQPVEALESEGAQLPRLARRMGYGGDDAASRLLADYHVQREAIRDCYTRWFARQKGPEV, encoded by the coding sequence ATGTCCACCGCCACCCCGTCCGTCTCCGAGCCCCTCCACATTCTCCTGCCCCTGCGTGAAAGCCTGTCCGCCTGGTGGGACGCCATTGCGGCCGGCGTGGCGGCCGCGCCGGACCCTGGCCTGGCGGCGACGAATCTGAGCCGCCTGCTCGACCATGGAAGCGGCCGGGGCAGGGTGCTGGGAGACGCCCGGCGGTGTGCCGACCTGCTCTTTGTGCTCGGCGCCAGCCAACATCTCACCACGGTCTTGCTGCGTCAGGCTGAGGCGTGGGAAGCGGCCTTTTTGGCCGATTGTCAGGCGTCGGGTAGCAGCCTTGCCCAGCATCTGTCCACGCTCCGCGCCCGGCTGCCGCACGAGCTGCCTGAGGAGGAGTTTTGGCACGCGCTGCGGGTCTACCGTGACCGCGCGTACCTGCGCATCGGTACCCGCGACCTGCTGTCCCTGGCCAGGCTGGAAGAGACGACCCGGGAGCTGAGCTGTCTGGCTGACGCTGCGGTCGAGGTCGCCTACGAGTACAGCCGGGCGCGGCTGTGTGAGCTCTACGGTCAGGCTGTCTCGTCCGACGGCCGGCCGCTCGGATTCGTCGTCTTTGGCATGGGGAAGCTCGGTGGTCAGGATTTGAATTTCAGTTCTGACATCGATCTGATCTATATGTACGAGAGCGATGCCGGGCACACCACCGGGGGCAGCAAGGGCAGCCTGGCACCGCGCGAGTTCTTCACCCATTTGGCCCAGAAATTGACCCGAGCGCTGAGCGATCAGGTGGCTGGTGGACGGGTGTTTCGGGTTGACCTGCGCCTGCGGCCGGACGGCTCGAATGGCCCGGTGGTCAATTCCCTGTCCAATACCCTGGGTTATTACGAAGCCTGGGGCCAGACCTGGGAGCGGGCGGCCCTGCTTAAGGCCCGGCCGATTGCCGGAGACCTGGCCTTGGGGGAGCGTTTCATTACCGAGATTCAGCCGTTTGTGTTTCGGCGCTATCTCGATTTTACGACGGTTGAAGACCTCAAGGACATGAAAGCTCGGATTGAGCGCAGCCTGAACAAAACCGAACCCGCCAGCTCCAACGTCAAGCTCGGGCGCGGCGGCATCCGGGAGGTCGAGTTTGTCAGCCAGGTGCTTCAGCTCATTCACGCCGGCAAAGATCCCCACGTGCGGGAGCTGAAGACCCTACCGGCGCTCGACCGCCTGGCCGAGGGCCATTACCTGTCGGCGAAGGATCGTGACCGCCTGCGCCATGCCTACCGCTTTCTGCGTCAGGTCGAACACAAAATCCAGATCGTTCACGACCGTCAAACCCACAGCCTGCCGGACACCGAGGCGGAGATTCGGGTGCTGGCCCGCCGGCTGCGGGTAGAAGACTGGAGAGAAGGCAAAACTCAAAGGGCAAAACTCAAAGGGCAAAACTCTCCTCTCCCGGACGACGAGGTGGCGCTGTTCCGGTCGCTGTTCCACTCCCATACCGAGGCGGTCCATCAGGTTTTCTGCTCGCTCTTCTATGCGCCCCAGGAACAGCAGCAGGCCGACGACCCCCACGCCGAGGCCGTCCAGACTTTTTTTGAGGCGCTGGACGACCGGGAACGGGCCGCCGAGTTGCTGCGGCAGTTCGGCTTTCGCGATATCGAGCACAGCTATCAGCACGCGGTGCTGCTCCACGCCGGACCGCCGCACTCGCCGGCCTCACCCCGGCGGCGCAAGATTCTGTACGAACTCGCCCCGAGTCTGTTCCGCGAGGTGACCCAGACCCCGGATCCGGACTTTGCGCTGTCCGGCATAGCCAACCTGGTCGCCTCGATTGGGGCGCGCTCCAGCTTTCTGGCCTTGCTGCGCGAGAATCCGTCCACCCTGCGCACCCTGGTCGGGCTGTTTGGCACGAGCGCCTATCTGTCGCGGACCTTTTTGCGCCACCCCGAGCTGCTCGACAGTCTGGTGCGGGCCGATCTGGTCCACATCCATAAATCCCAGGCCATGATGCAGGCCGAGCTGTCGGCCCGTTTGGCCGAGGTGAACGACCTGGAGGATCGGCTCGATATCCTGCGCCGCTACCGGACCGAAGAGTTTTTGCGGATTGGGATCAACGACAGCAACGGGCTGCTGGACTGCACCCAGGTCAGCATACAGCTGTCCGACCTGGCCCAGACCTGTCTGGGCGGCGCCTATGAGACGGCGCGGGCGGCCCTGTTTGAGCAGCTCGGGCTCAGCGCCCTGCCGGGCCGCTTCGCCATTGTCGGCATGGGCAAGCTGGGCGCCCGGGAACTCAACTACAACTCGGACCTTGATCTGATTTTTCTGTACCAGCCGGCCGCACAGCTCGACCGGGGCGCTGCCCACCCCAAGGTCGGGCCGCACGAACTCTTCACCAAGCTGGCCCAGCGCATTATCTCGACCCTGCAAGTCCAGACCCGCGAGGGCTATGTGTATAAAATCGACACGCGGCTGCGGCCCTCGGGCCGGTCCGGCTCGCTGGTCTCGTCCCTGTCGGCTTTTGAACGCTACCATCAGGCCAGCTCTCAGGTGTGGGAGCGCCAGGCCCTGATCAAGGCCCGGGTGGTGGTCGGGAATGTGTCTCTGGCCGATCCGATACAGGCCTTGCTGGAGTCAATCGTGTATGCCGACGCCATCACCGTGGATGATGTGGCCGAAATCGACCGGCTGCGCGGACGCATGGAAAATGAGCTGGCCGGCGAGGCCAGCGACCGCTTCAATATCAAGACCGGTCGGGGCGGCATTGTCGATATCGAGTTCCTTGTACAAATGTTGCAGCTGCGGTATGGTCGGCGTCTTCCGGCGCTGAGACAGCGCGCCACACTCCAGGCTCTTGAGGCTCTCCAGACCTGCGGAGTTCTGCCGGCCGACGATTGTCAGCTCTTAAGTCAGGGCTACCGTTTTCTGCGGACCTTGGAAAACCGTCTCCGCATCGACTGTGACCAGCCGGTTGAAGCGCTGGAGAGCGAGGGCGCGCAACTGCCCCGGTTGGCCAGACGGATGGGCTATGGCGGCGACGACGCGGCGTCCCGGCTGCTGGCCGACTATCACGTCCAACGCGAGGCCATCCGGGACTGTTACACGCGCTGGTTTGCACGCCAGAAAGGACCTGAAGTATGA